From Pseudomonadota bacterium, the proteins below share one genomic window:
- a CDS encoding isoaspartyl peptidase/L-asparaginase — protein sequence MIRTAAALLFIMGCSGTRAPAAAEPSRGRLQASPHSGQPHGSAQPHGSAQPHYSEPDPSGPQQAPGPRPAWVIVVHGGAGSRPAVPDHERLQRYLEQVRAALRIGQQHLAAGGTSLDAVEKAVRYMEDRPEFNAGKGAVYNRDAQHELDASIMEGKTLGCGAVAGVRTVKNPITAARMVMERTPHVLLGGAGADRFAAEQGLELVAQDYFDSPRRREQLELHLASEHGTVGAAALDRHGNLAAATSTGGMTGKKFGRIGDSPIIGAGTYANNATCAISATGHGEEFIRHSVAHEVSALIAYRGLSLRDAASEVIFKRLPEASGGIIGVSHTGEAAAVFSTGRMYRGIADANGRFEVAAD from the coding sequence ATGATAAGAACCGCTGCAGCGCTGCTTTTCATCATGGGTTGCTCCGGGACCCGCGCGCCGGCCGCCGCGGAGCCTTCTCGCGGCCGGCTGCAAGCCTCGCCGCATTCCGGGCAGCCGCATGGTAGCGCGCAGCCGCATGGTAGCGCGCAGCCACACTATAGCGAGCCGGACCCTAGCGGGCCCCAGCAGGCCCCGGGTCCGCGTCCAGCATGGGTCATCGTCGTTCATGGCGGCGCCGGGTCCAGGCCGGCCGTACCGGACCACGAGCGGCTGCAGCGCTACCTCGAGCAGGTGCGGGCTGCCCTGCGCATCGGTCAGCAGCACCTGGCAGCTGGCGGTACGAGCCTCGATGCGGTCGAAAAGGCGGTACGCTACATGGAGGATCGTCCCGAGTTCAACGCGGGCAAGGGCGCAGTGTACAACCGCGACGCCCAGCACGAGCTCGACGCCTCGATCATGGAGGGCAAGACGCTTGGCTGCGGGGCGGTGGCGGGTGTGCGGACCGTCAAGAACCCCATCACCGCGGCGCGCATGGTGATGGAAAGGACTCCGCATGTGCTGCTTGGCGGCGCAGGGGCCGATCGGTTCGCGGCCGAGCAGGGGCTCGAGCTCGTTGCACAGGACTACTTCGACAGCCCGCGCCGGCGCGAGCAGCTCGAGCTGCACCTGGCTTCCGAGCACGGCACCGTGGGAGCAGCGGCACTGGATCGGCACGGCAACCTTGCGGCTGCCACCTCGACGGGGGGCATGACGGGCAAGAAGTTCGGGCGCATCGGAGATTCGCCTATCATCGGGGCCGGCACCTATGCGAACAACGCCACCTGCGCGATCTCCGCGACGGGCCATGGTGAGGAGTTCATTCGCCACAGCGTGGCCCACGAAGTGTCGGCCCTGATAGCGTATCGGGGGTTGTCGCTTCGCGATGCCGCCAGCGAGGTGATCTTCAAGCGCCTGCCTGAGGCTAGCGGCGGAATCATCGGCGTCAGTCATACCGGCGAGGCGGCTGCAGTCTTCAGTACGGGGCGCATGTATCGCGGCATTGCCGATGCGAACGGTCGCTTCGAGGTGGCTGCGGACTGA
- a CDS encoding cation:proton antiporter — protein MSELIILRDLAVIFGVGVCVVVLLRKLGVPTIAGFIVAGVLVGPHTLGLVDDVHKVEVLAEVGVALLLFGIGLEIDLARLRQLWHPVILGGALQMSLSVSAATVIAVRYGLAVNSAIFAGCLIGVSSTAIVLRGLEARGEADAPHGRFTLGILVFQDLSVVPMMLAIPLLAGAESPAGTILMALLKTVGVLCGVLISAWFLVPRLLHWIANTRQRELFVLMVFLVSMGTAWVASEAGVSLSLGAFLAGLVVAGSEYRHQAMADLIPFREVLTSLFFVSIGMLFDPGTLWERPATVLGLLSAIVAGKFVVVFLTGTLMRLAVQVNVLAGLALCQVGEFSLVLLHAAEGTGLLDGSLAANLLAVAILSMLVTPLALAAGPRLAAGAGKLRVLSRLLGVPTAEEGATQDGARWSDHVLIAGYGLTGQELAKSLQECRIPFVIADVNPKNVHLARSRNEPAYFGDVTSAEVLDFLGASRAREIVLLVNDPGAAERAIAAVRQVAPKVHLVVRSRYLADVRPLLAAGASEVIAAELEAAVEVAAHMLGRHGVPLADKGRHLGRIRQRREEEPATDAQAVVLPSRR, from the coding sequence GTGAGCGAGCTCATCATCTTAAGGGACCTCGCTGTCATTTTCGGTGTGGGCGTGTGCGTGGTGGTACTGCTGCGCAAACTGGGGGTCCCAACCATCGCGGGCTTCATCGTAGCGGGTGTGCTGGTGGGCCCCCACACGCTCGGGCTGGTGGACGATGTCCACAAGGTAGAGGTTCTCGCCGAGGTCGGTGTCGCCCTGCTGCTCTTTGGCATCGGCCTGGAGATCGACCTGGCGCGGCTGCGGCAGCTGTGGCACCCGGTCATCCTCGGGGGCGCGCTGCAGATGAGCCTGTCCGTGAGCGCAGCCACGGTGATCGCCGTGCGCTACGGGCTTGCCGTCAACAGCGCGATCTTCGCGGGCTGCCTGATCGGCGTCTCGAGCACGGCCATCGTGCTCCGAGGTCTGGAAGCGCGCGGGGAGGCCGACGCACCCCACGGCCGCTTCACCCTGGGAATCCTGGTGTTTCAGGACCTGAGCGTCGTGCCGATGATGCTGGCCATCCCGCTGCTGGCAGGCGCGGAGTCCCCGGCGGGAACGATCCTGATGGCCCTGCTCAAGACGGTCGGCGTGCTGTGCGGCGTGTTGATCTCGGCCTGGTTCTTGGTGCCGCGCCTGCTTCACTGGATCGCCAATACGCGCCAGCGCGAGCTTTTCGTGCTGATGGTCTTCCTCGTTTCGATGGGCACGGCCTGGGTCGCCTCGGAGGCAGGCGTGTCCTTATCGCTCGGGGCGTTTCTCGCCGGCCTCGTGGTCGCCGGATCCGAGTACCGCCACCAGGCCATGGCCGACCTCATCCCGTTTCGCGAAGTGCTCACGAGCTTGTTCTTCGTGTCGATCGGGATGCTCTTCGACCCCGGCACCCTGTGGGAGCGTCCCGCAACGGTGCTGGGCCTGCTCTCGGCCATCGTCGCCGGAAAGTTCGTGGTCGTCTTCTTGACGGGAACGCTCATGCGCCTGGCGGTCCAGGTGAACGTGCTCGCCGGGCTCGCATTGTGCCAGGTGGGTGAGTTCTCCCTTGTCTTGCTGCACGCGGCCGAGGGCACCGGTCTGTTGGACGGCTCTCTGGCGGCGAACCTGCTTGCCGTCGCCATCCTCTCGATGCTCGTTACTCCCCTCGCCCTCGCCGCAGGTCCCCGGCTCGCGGCCGGGGCGGGCAAGCTTCGGGTGCTGTCGCGCCTGCTTGGCGTCCCCACTGCCGAAGAAGGCGCGACCCAAGACGGTGCGCGCTGGTCGGACCACGTGCTGATCGCCGGCTACGGCCTGACCGGCCAAGAGCTTGCCAAGTCGCTGCAGGAATGTCGAATACCCTTCGTCATCGCGGACGTGAATCCAAAGAACGTCCATCTCGCCAGGAGCCGCAACGAGCCAGCCTATTTCGGCGACGTTACCAGCGCCGAGGTGCTCGACTTTCTAGGTGCCAGTCGAGCGCGCGAAATCGTCCTGCTGGTCAACGACCCGGGGGCGGCTGAACGGGCCATAGCCGCCGTGCGCCAGGTGGCCCCGAAAGTCCATCTCGTGGTTCGGTCCCGCTACCTGGCCGACGTCAGACCGCTGCTTGCAGCCGGAGCAAGCGAGGTCATCGCCGCAGAGCTCGAGGCCGCAGTCGAGGTTGCCGCCCACATGCTCGGGCGCCACGGCGTACCCCTTGCGGACAAGGGGCGGCACCTTGGACGCATCCGGCAGCGCCGCGAGGAAGAGCCTGCCACCGACGCCCAGGCGGTGGTCCTCCCCTCTCGCCGTTGA
- a CDS encoding YceI family protein: MSKYDQHDAECLIYTFKEGFLSKIAHDLKIRVTRFRVEVDEAAGCVAAEFDAGSLRVECAMRDGAEDRRALSPGDKEKIAGNIIDDVLHARRHPRVRFEASTLSRSQDGGYAASGQLELHGVRRQLEVKTELQGDRQVLSLALHQPDFGITPYKAMMGTLKVRSDVQIRLSLPRVSA; the protein is encoded by the coding sequence ATGTCCAAGTACGACCAGCACGACGCCGAGTGCCTGATCTACACCTTCAAGGAAGGCTTCTTATCGAAGATTGCGCACGATCTGAAGATCCGCGTGACCCGCTTTCGCGTCGAGGTCGACGAGGCCGCCGGTTGCGTCGCCGCCGAGTTCGATGCCGGTTCCCTGCGGGTCGAGTGTGCGATGCGTGACGGCGCGGAAGATCGCCGCGCGCTTTCTCCGGGCGACAAGGAGAAGATCGCCGGCAACATCATCGACGATGTGCTGCACGCGCGGCGTCACCCCCGAGTCCGTTTCGAGGCCAGCACCCTGTCGCGCTCGCAGGACGGCGGCTATGCTGCGAGCGGGCAGCTCGAGCTGCACGGCGTGCGCAGGCAGCTCGAGGTCAAGACCGAGCTGCAGGGCGACCGGCAGGTGCTGTCGCTGGCTCTGCATCAGCCGGACTTCGGCATCACCCCCTACAAGGCCATGATGGGAACCCTGAAGGTGCGGTCCGACGTGCAGATTCGTCTCTCTCTTCCCCGTGTTTCCGCGTGA
- a CDS encoding SBBP repeat-containing protein, with translation MRNRLACLLFALFGCWSCGGDDGSGGGGAGGGAQCAQLPPLAILQRNCRRLQDGSPEVWARCVGGLAQDHGNAVAVGADGSIYMGFGVGGPDAQDAAVLASCYGISAAEVAQVMFEQTPTTAASPSDPGIAKYNSAGILEWVRTVPVNGLGGEVLSVAALGDRIVIAGDFHGTAQFGPAQTLGSEYTDLFVAEYDALGTLIWVKSASLMPDPERMLTHAEAESVEIDPLSGNIVVSGQFSGLLSFAPGVQLQAQGSTDLFLAEYDPTGNVLWVDEAGGDGDASTGKDVTIEPDGSVMVIGTLAGAGDDHLLDNQGNQVVLPSFSAGVGSDMVLAHYDAAGGLLWATHAGYPNRTMTGTGVSHDASGNVYVTGAFSECAFFPRQPQLPVPASVPVNIGPPFDPSSSSPPPCHGTGAFEALTAPDGNLAEQYLAKYSELGALLWVQVAGGPGYDAGVAVEVYHPAPGAPGFVYLGGTMRQSLDFGLPPNLQSAFAIGESAHSIAKFDLEGTLLWATSVGADGDSQLHDIALDPRDGAPVGVGDFNGSLQYPSGVLLQSVPPEVILRDDIVLWRLGPNGP, from the coding sequence ATGCGCAATCGCCTAGCTTGCTTGCTGTTCGCGTTGTTTGGTTGCTGGAGCTGTGGTGGTGACGACGGCTCCGGCGGTGGCGGAGCGGGCGGCGGCGCCCAGTGCGCGCAACTTCCGCCGCTGGCCATCCTGCAGCGAAACTGCCGGCGCTTGCAGGACGGTAGCCCCGAGGTCTGGGCCCGCTGCGTCGGAGGCCTGGCGCAAGACCACGGCAACGCCGTCGCAGTCGGAGCCGACGGTAGCATCTATATGGGATTTGGTGTGGGCGGACCGGACGCGCAGGACGCTGCCGTGCTCGCGAGCTGCTACGGCATAAGTGCTGCCGAGGTCGCCCAGGTCATGTTCGAGCAGACCCCCACCACCGCTGCCTCCCCAAGCGACCCTGGGATCGCCAAGTACAACAGCGCAGGAATCCTGGAGTGGGTGCGCACGGTCCCCGTGAATGGCCTGGGCGGGGAAGTGCTCTCGGTCGCCGCGCTCGGCGACCGAATCGTGATCGCCGGCGATTTTCACGGCACGGCCCAATTTGGTCCGGCGCAGACGCTGGGCTCCGAGTACACCGACTTGTTCGTGGCGGAGTACGACGCTCTGGGTACGTTGATCTGGGTCAAGTCCGCCAGCCTCATGCCCGATCCCGAACGCATGCTCACGCACGCGGAGGCGGAAAGCGTGGAGATCGATCCCCTCAGCGGAAACATCGTTGTCAGTGGCCAGTTCAGCGGCCTTCTTTCGTTCGCACCGGGCGTGCAGCTGCAAGCACAGGGTTCCACCGACCTGTTCCTGGCCGAGTACGATCCCACCGGCAACGTGCTGTGGGTAGATGAAGCCGGAGGCGACGGGGACGCATCCACGGGCAAGGACGTCACGATCGAGCCCGACGGCAGCGTGATGGTGATCGGAACGCTGGCGGGTGCCGGTGACGACCACCTGCTCGACAACCAGGGCAACCAGGTTGTGCTCCCGTCCTTTTCTGCCGGCGTTGGCTCGGACATGGTGCTGGCACACTACGACGCGGCAGGCGGCCTGCTGTGGGCTACCCATGCGGGGTACCCGAACCGCACCATGACAGGTACCGGGGTAAGTCACGACGCCAGCGGCAACGTCTACGTGACCGGGGCGTTTTCCGAGTGTGCGTTCTTCCCCCGCCAACCGCAGCTACCGGTACCGGCCAGCGTGCCGGTGAACATTGGCCCGCCCTTTGATCCCTCGTCCTCGTCACCGCCTCCCTGCCACGGCACGGGTGCATTCGAGGCCCTGACGGCGCCGGACGGCAACCTCGCCGAGCAGTACCTCGCAAAGTACTCCGAGCTGGGAGCGCTGCTCTGGGTCCAGGTCGCCGGCGGCCCGGGTTACGACGCTGGGGTCGCGGTGGAAGTATACCACCCGGCACCGGGCGCACCCGGCTTCGTCTATTTGGGTGGAACGATGCGGCAGTCGCTCGACTTCGGGCTACCGCCCAACCTTCAGAGCGCCTTCGCGATCGGCGAAAGTGCGCATAGCATCGCCAAGTTCGACCTCGAGGGGACGTTGCTGTGGGCTACCTCCGTGGGTGCGGATGGTGACAGCCAGCTGCACGACATCGCGCTCGACCCGCGAGACGGTGCGCCTGTTGGCGTAGGCGACTTCAACGGCTCGCTCCAGTACCCCTCGGGTGTGCTGCTGCAGTCGGTCCCCCCCGAAGTAATCCTCCGGGACGACATCGTGCTGTGGCGCCTGGGCCCCAACGGGCCGTAG
- a CDS encoding amidohydrolase yields the protein MVHRSPPLVRCLAIAPTLVAILTGSAAADPLKEAVQRELPALVRVYEHLHSHPELSFQERQTAGYLASALRRMGFTVTERIGRYRDKKLTSHGYVAILNNGNGPTVLLRTDLDALPVQEETGLPYASKVEVTDSEGKRVGVMHACGHDVHMTVQLGAARLLALRRDEWQGTLMLVGQPAEERGAGSRAMLDAGLYRRFGRPDYALALHVAADLPAGQIGYRAGFALANVDSVDITVRGRGGHGAYPHMTLDPVVIAARIVVALQTLASREVAPIDPAVVTVGSIHGGTKHNVIPDEVKLQLTVRSYKEQVRKQLLDGIRRISREVARSAGVAAKLLPTVRLRDEFTPATYNDPTLVDRLVPVLRGVLGEDRVVPRDPVLGGEDFGRFADKGKIPIAMFWLGAVDSKVHRRHQRKGRPLPSLHSSLFAPKPRPAIATGIIALVQSVMELAPAPRLQSIEPLP from the coding sequence ATGGTCCACCGCAGTCCGCCACTCGTTCGCTGCCTTGCAATCGCGCCCACGCTGGTCGCCATCCTTACAGGCTCGGCCGCGGCCGACCCGCTCAAAGAGGCCGTGCAGCGGGAGCTGCCTGCGCTGGTGAGGGTCTACGAGCACCTGCATTCCCATCCCGAGCTCTCGTTCCAGGAGCGCCAGACCGCCGGCTACCTCGCTTCGGCACTGCGACGCATGGGCTTCACGGTTACCGAACGCATCGGTCGCTACCGGGACAAGAAGCTCACGTCGCACGGTTATGTGGCGATCCTGAACAACGGAAACGGCCCCACCGTACTGCTGCGCACGGACCTCGACGCGCTCCCGGTACAGGAAGAGACGGGCCTGCCCTATGCGAGCAAGGTCGAGGTGACCGACTCCGAGGGCAAGCGTGTGGGAGTGATGCACGCGTGTGGACACGACGTGCACATGACCGTGCAGCTTGGCGCGGCTAGGCTGCTGGCGCTGCGGCGTGACGAGTGGCAAGGCACGCTCATGCTGGTCGGCCAGCCCGCCGAAGAACGCGGGGCCGGCTCGCGCGCCATGCTCGACGCCGGGCTGTACCGTCGCTTTGGTCGCCCCGACTACGCCCTGGCGCTGCACGTGGCGGCCGATCTGCCGGCCGGGCAGATCGGTTATCGAGCAGGCTTCGCCCTGGCCAACGTGGACTCGGTCGATATCACGGTGCGCGGACGAGGCGGCCACGGGGCATATCCTCACATGACGCTGGACCCGGTGGTGATCGCCGCCCGGATCGTGGTTGCGCTGCAGACCCTGGCCAGCCGGGAGGTGGCGCCCATCGACCCGGCAGTGGTGACCGTGGGCTCGATCCATGGCGGCACAAAGCACAATGTGATCCCCGACGAGGTCAAGCTCCAGCTGACCGTGCGATCCTACAAAGAGCAGGTGCGCAAGCAGCTGCTCGACGGCATCCGGCGCATTTCGCGGGAAGTGGCACGTTCCGCGGGTGTAGCGGCCAAGCTGCTGCCCACGGTGAGGCTTCGCGACGAGTTCACACCCGCGACCTACAACGACCCCACCCTCGTGGATCGCCTGGTGCCGGTGCTAAGGGGCGTGCTCGGCGAGGATCGCGTCGTGCCCCGAGACCCGGTGCTGGGTGGGGAGGATTTCGGCCGCTTCGCCGACAAAGGCAAGATCCCGATCGCCATGTTCTGGCTCGGCGCGGTGGATTCCAAAGTTCATCGCAGGCACCAAAGAAAGGGGCGGCCGCTGCCGTCGCTGCACTCGAGCCTGTTCGCTCCAAAGCCCAGGCCGGCGATCGCCACCGGCATCATCGCCCTGGTTCAGTCGGTCATGGAGCTTGCGCCGGCACCGCGCCTGCAGTCGATCGAGCCGCT